The Musa acuminata AAA Group cultivar baxijiao chromosome BXJ1-3, Cavendish_Baxijiao_AAA, whole genome shotgun sequence genome window below encodes:
- the LOC135635872 gene encoding uncharacterized protein LOC135635872: MGNCLVREERRAIKNGEILSYQTPLMAQQVRDESEAAAGARAIRIKLVVTKQELKEMLRQGGVSHDAMASLIQREESRSGAGDKERCMEWRPTLESIPEWIE, from the coding sequence ATGGGGAACTGCTTAGTTCGTGAGGAGAGGAGGGCGATCAAGAACGGAGAGATCCTAAGTTACCAAACACCTCTGATGGCTCAACAGGTGCGGGATGAATCAGAAGCCGCTGCAGGAGCGAGGGCCATCAGGATCAAGCTGGTGGTgacgaaacaggagctgaaggagaTGCTGAGACAGGGAGGGGTGTCCCATGATGCCATGGCTTCTCTCATCCAAAGAGAAGAGAGCAGAAGTGGTGCAGGCGACAAGGAGAGGTGCATGGAGTGGAGGCCTACTCTAGAAAGCATACCAGAATGGATCGAGTGA